A part of Arthrobacter dokdonellae genomic DNA contains:
- a CDS encoding CCA tRNA nucleotidyltransferase has product MAPNTSQLDPAVLELGQLFADAGFELSLVGGPVRDLFLHRTSPDLDFTTDATPDEILAVAKRWADSHWEMGREFGTIGFRKRKPGGGVLLIEVTTYRAEAYDPESRKPAVAFGTNLEDDLARRDFTTNAMALRLPSLELVDPHGGAADLAAGILRTPGTPEQSFSDDPLRMMRAARFASQLGLSVHPEVRRAMAEMAGRITIISAERVRDELIKLICGADPRAGVDLLVETGLAELVLPEVPALKLETDEHHRHKDVYQHSLQVLEQAAALETGPDGPVPGPDFVLRFAALMHDVGKPKTRRFEQGGAVSFRHHDLAGAKLTARRMKALRFDNDSIKAVSRLVELHMRFYGYGDAGWTDSAVRRYVTDAGPVLERLHRLTRSDVTTRNQRKADRLSFAYDDLEQRIAVLAEREELDSIRPDLDGAAIMAMLGLKPGPVVGRAYKFLLEQRMELGPQSAEAAEAALRAWWAQQPESRAAEPEAHAPIAEDHA; this is encoded by the coding sequence ATGGCGCCAAATACCTCCCAACTCGACCCGGCCGTCCTTGAACTGGGGCAGCTCTTTGCCGACGCCGGATTTGAGCTCTCGCTGGTGGGCGGGCCCGTCCGGGACCTCTTCCTGCACCGGACGTCCCCGGACCTGGACTTCACCACCGACGCCACGCCGGATGAAATCCTGGCGGTGGCGAAGAGGTGGGCGGATTCGCATTGGGAAATGGGCCGCGAATTCGGCACCATCGGATTCCGCAAGCGCAAGCCCGGCGGCGGGGTGCTCCTCATCGAGGTCACCACGTACCGGGCTGAGGCGTACGACCCCGAGTCGCGCAAGCCCGCCGTCGCCTTTGGCACCAACCTCGAGGACGACCTGGCGCGCCGGGACTTCACCACCAACGCCATGGCACTTCGCCTGCCGTCCCTGGAGCTGGTGGACCCGCACGGCGGCGCCGCCGACCTCGCCGCGGGGATCCTGCGCACGCCCGGCACGCCGGAGCAGTCCTTTTCCGACGACCCTCTGCGCATGATGCGGGCCGCCCGGTTCGCCTCCCAGCTGGGCCTCTCCGTCCACCCCGAGGTCCGCCGCGCCATGGCGGAAATGGCCGGACGCATCACGATCATCTCCGCCGAGCGGGTCCGCGACGAGCTCATCAAGCTGATTTGCGGCGCCGACCCGCGGGCAGGCGTGGACCTGCTGGTGGAGACCGGCCTGGCCGAGCTGGTCCTGCCCGAGGTGCCGGCCCTGAAGCTGGAAACCGACGAACACCACCGGCACAAGGATGTGTACCAGCACTCGCTGCAGGTGCTGGAGCAGGCCGCCGCGCTGGAGACCGGCCCCGACGGACCCGTGCCCGGCCCCGACTTTGTCCTGCGGTTCGCCGCGCTGATGCACGACGTCGGCAAGCCCAAGACCCGCCGCTTTGAGCAGGGCGGCGCCGTCAGCTTCCGCCACCACGACCTCGCCGGGGCCAAGCTGACAGCGCGCCGGATGAAGGCGCTGCGCTTTGACAACGACTCCATCAAGGCCGTCAGCCGGCTCGTGGAACTGCACATGCGCTTCTATGGCTACGGCGACGCCGGCTGGACGGACTCGGCGGTGCGCCGCTACGTGACCGACGCCGGACCCGTGCTGGAACGCCTGCACCGGCTGACCCGCTCCGACGTCACCACGCGCAACCAGCGCAAGGCCGACAGGCTCTCATTTGCCTACGACGACCTGGAACAGCGCATCGCGGTGCTGGCCGAACGCGAAGAGCTGGACTCGATCCGGCCGGATCTGGACGGCGCGGCCATCATGGCCATGCTTGGCCTGAAGCCGGGCCCGGTGGTGGGAAGGGCCTACAAGTTCCTGCTGGAACAGCGCATGGAGCTCGGCCCGCAGTCCGCCGAGGCCGCCGAGGCCGCCCTGCGCGCATGGTGGGCGCAGCAGCCGGAATCCCGCGCCGCCGAACCGGAGGCGCACGCCCCTATAGCAGAGGACCACGCATGA
- a CDS encoding histidine phosphatase family protein, giving the protein MTHIAVPGGPKLWLLRHGETEWSRSGQYTGLTDLPLTADGEDQARSARPALAGTEFDLVLTSPLQRARRTAELAGFPDAEVEPNAVEWDYGDYEGINSAVVRAENPGYLIWDSGVPNGETLEQVSARADAIVDRVRAPLPDGTLAANVLLVAHGHFLRILSARWLGLAPDQGRHFVLGTAKVCTLGWDKQTPAVEQWGL; this is encoded by the coding sequence CTGACGCACATCGCGGTCCCCGGCGGGCCCAAGTTGTGGCTGCTGCGCCATGGGGAAACCGAATGGTCCCGCAGCGGACAGTACACGGGCCTGACCGACCTTCCGCTGACCGCGGACGGCGAGGACCAGGCGCGCTCCGCGCGGCCGGCCCTGGCCGGCACGGAGTTTGACCTGGTGCTGACCTCGCCGCTGCAGCGGGCCCGCCGGACCGCCGAGCTTGCCGGTTTCCCCGACGCCGAGGTGGAGCCGAACGCCGTCGAGTGGGACTACGGCGACTACGAAGGAATCAACAGTGCCGTGGTCCGCGCCGAAAACCCCGGCTACCTGATTTGGGACAGCGGAGTGCCCAACGGCGAAACGCTGGAGCAGGTCTCCGCCCGCGCCGATGCGATTGTCGACCGGGTGCGGGCGCCGCTGCCCGACGGGACGTTGGCAGCCAATGTTCTTCTCGTGGCGCACGGCCACTTCCTGCGCATCCTGTCCGCCCGCTGGCTGGGCCTTGCCCCGGACCAAGGGCGCCACTTTGTGCTCGGCACGGCCAAGGTCTGCACCTTGGGGTGGGACAAGCAGACTCCGGCCGTGGAGCAGTGGGGGCTGTAG
- a CDS encoding PH domain-containing protein, whose translation MGAVAGPESLYSTGTRVLASAAWAFCAFFALNLLLTGTAASTWHFLPALALAAWAVFLLLWRPRLTVGADGLTVVNILRSHRIPFGALQAVRVGQSVSLETTAKRIPSWGAPGAGRLGPRLGGRPAGSNRLPATAHTQAAIEAAWNAWERAEKDSAEKDGAAGVASAGDAAQTVATRWDVGHGVVSLVLLAVVAISAAT comes from the coding sequence GTGGGGGCTGTAGCGGGACCCGAGTCCCTGTATTCAACGGGCACCCGTGTCCTGGCCTCCGCCGCCTGGGCTTTTTGCGCCTTCTTCGCCCTGAACCTGCTGCTCACCGGTACGGCGGCGTCCACCTGGCACTTCCTGCCGGCCCTGGCGTTGGCCGCCTGGGCCGTCTTTCTGCTGCTGTGGCGCCCGCGCCTGACGGTCGGTGCGGACGGGCTCACCGTGGTCAACATCCTGCGCAGTCACCGGATCCCCTTCGGCGCGCTCCAGGCCGTCCGCGTGGGCCAAAGCGTCAGCCTGGAAACCACGGCGAAGCGGATTCCCAGCTGGGGAGCCCCGGGCGCGGGCCGGCTCGGGCCGAGGCTGGGCGGGCGGCCGGCCGGCAGCAACCGGCTCCCGGCGACCGCACACACCCAGGCGGCCATCGAGGCGGCCTGGAACGCGTGGGAACGGGCCGAAAAGGACAGTGCAGAAAAGGACGGTGCCGCCGGCGTCGCGTCGGCGGGGGATGCCGCGCAGACGGTGGCGACACGCTGGGACGTGGGGCACGGCGTCGTCAGCCTGGTGTTGCTGGCAGTGGTGGCCATCAGCGCGGCCACCTAG